Proteins co-encoded in one Maylandia zebra isolate NMK-2024a linkage group LG16, Mzebra_GT3a, whole genome shotgun sequence genomic window:
- the LOC143412910 gene encoding olfactory receptor 10Z1-like — MDNQSNERSFILSGFNETMNFTVPLFSVTLLYYCVILFFNISLVLLIVLDESLHEPMYILLSSFCINALYGTTGFYPKFLSDLLSSSHRISYEGCLLQGFVMYSFACCDLSILTVMAFDRYMAICRPLHYHSFMTKRRLSQLVCFSWLTPFCVFAINVLLTARLKLCGIKIQRALCLNWLIVQLACPEADTFSNNISANVIIVIYHFHWLFIIWTYIYIIKTCVRSREDRVMFMQTCVAHLTSVIINATVLAFDAMYLRFGSRDLSQSLQNFIALEFLIIPPVMNPLMYGFKLTKIRNRILSLIYLKGK; from the coding sequence ATGGATAATCAGTCTAATGAAAGAAGTTTCATTCTGTCAGGATTTAATGAGACGATGAATTTCACAGTACCCCTCTTCTCAGTTACTTTACTGTATTACTGTGTGATTTTGTTCTTCAATATTTCTCTTGTGCTGCTCATTGTCTTGGATGAAAGCCTCCATGAACCTATGTACATTTTACTGAGCAGCTTCTGCATTAATGCACTTTATGGAACCACAGGTTTCTACCCAAAATTCCTTTCAGATTTACTGTCATCTTCTCACAGAATCTCCTATGAAGGGTGCCTTTTACAAGGTTTTGTCATGTATTCATTTGCTTGCTGTGATTTGTCTATTTTAACTGTCATGGCCTTTGACAGGTATATGGCTATATGTCGACCTCTGCACTACCACTCTTTCATGACTAAGAGGAGGCTTTCACAGCTGGTGTGTTTCTCCTGGctgacacctttctgtgtttttgccaTTAATGTCCTGCTTACAGCAAGACTCAAGTTATGTGGTATAAAGATTCAGAGAGCCTTGTGTTTAAACTGGTTAATTGTTCAACTTGCTTGTCCTGAAGCTGACACTTTTTCAAATAACATCAGTGCAAATGTGATAATTGTCATTTATCATTTTCATTGGCTTTTCATAATTTGGACTtacatatatattattaaaacatGTGTGAGGTCCAGAGAGGACAGAGTAATGTTTATGCAGACCTGTGTGGCCCATCTGACTTCTGTGATCATAAATGCCACTGTACTGGCTTTTGATGCGATGTACTTGCGCTTTGGCTCCAGAGATTTATCCCAAAGCCTCCAAAACTTCATCGCTCTTGAATTTCTCATCATCCCTCCAGTTATGAATCCTCTCATGTATGGATTTAAACTCACCAAAATACGAAACAGAATCTtgagtttaatttatttgaaaggGAAATGA
- the LOC112436128 gene encoding olfactory receptor 10Z1-like, with amino-acid sequence MNFTVPLFSVTLLYYCVILFFNISLVLLIVLDESLHEPMYILLSSFCINALYGTTGFYPKFLSDLLSSSHRISYEGCLLQGFVMYSFACCDLSILTVMAFDRYMAICRPLHYHSFMTKRRLSQLVCFSWLTPFCVFAINVLLTARLKLCGINIQRALCLNWLIVQLACPEADTFSNNISAYVIIVIYHFHWLFIIWTYIYIIKTCVRSREDRVKFTQTCVAHLTSVIINATVMAFDAMYLRFGSRDLSQSLKNFIALEFLIIPPVMNPLMYGFKLTKIRNRILSLIYLKGK; translated from the coding sequence ATGAATTTCACAGTACCCCTCTTCTCAGTTACTTTACTGTATTACTGTGTGATTTTGTTCTTCAATATTTCTCTTGTGCTGCTCATTGTCTTGGATGAAAGCCTCCATGAACCTATGTACATTTTACTGAGCAGCTTCTGCATTAATGCACTTTATGGAACCACAGGTTTCTACCCAAAATTCCTTTCAGATTTACTGTCATCTTCTCACAGAATCTCCTATGAAGGGTGCCTTTTACAAGGTTTTGTCATGTATTCATTTGCTTGCTGTGATTTGTCTATTTTAACTGTCATGGCCTTTGACAGGTATATGGCTATATGTCGACCTCTGCACTACCACTCTTTCATGACTAAGAGGAGGCTTTCACAGCTGGTGTGTTTCTCCTGGctgacacctttctgtgtttttgccaTTAATGTCCTGCTTACAGCAAGACTCAAGTTATGTGGTATAAACATTCAGAGAGCCTTGTGTCTAAACTGGTTAATTGTTCAACTTGCTTGTCCTGAAGCTGACACTTTTTCAAATAACATCAGTGCATATGTGATAATTGTCATTTATCATTTTCATTGGCTTTTCATAATTTGGACTtacatatatattattaaaacatGTGTGAGGTCCAGAGAGGACAGAGTAAAGTTTACGCAGACCTGTGTGGCCCATCTGACTTCTGTGATCATAAATGCCACTGTAATGGCTTTTGATGCGATGTACTTGCGCTTTGGCTCCAGAGATTTATCCCAAAGCCTCAAAAACTTCATCGCTCTTGAATTTCTCATCATCCCTCCAGTTATGAATCCTCTCATGTATGGATTTAAACTCACCAAAATACGAAACAGAATCTtgagtttaatttatttgaaaggGAAATGA
- the LOC143412911 gene encoding olfactory receptor 6F1-like, whose protein sequence is MDNQSNERSFILSGFNEIMNFTVPLFSVTLLYYCVILFFNISLVLLIVLDESLHEPMYIFLSSLCINALYGTTGFYPKFLSDLLSSSHRISYEGCLLQGFVMYSFACCDLSILTVMAFDRYMAICRPLHYHSFMTKRRLSQLVCFSWLTPFCVFAINVLLTARLKLCGIKIQRALCLNWLIVQLACPEADTFSNNISAYVILVIYLSHWLFIIWTYIYIIKTCVRSREDRVKFTQTCVPHLTSVIINATVLAFDVMYLRFGSRDLPQSLKNFIALEFLIIPPVMNPLIYGFKLSKIRNRILSLIYLKGK, encoded by the coding sequence ATGGATAATCAGTCTAATGAAAGAAGTTTCATTCTGTCAGGATTTAATGAGATAATGAATTTCACAGTACCCCTCTTCTCAGTTACTTTACTGTATTACTGTGTGATTTTGTTCTTCAATATTTCTCTTGTGCTGCTCATTGTCTTGGATGAAAGCCTCCATGAACCTATGTACATTTTCCTGAGTAGCCTTTGCATTAATGCACTTTATGGAACCACAGGTTTCTACCCAAAATTCCTTTCAGATTTACTGTCGTCTTCTCACAGAATCTCCTATGAAGGGTGCCTTTTACAAGGTTTTGTCATGTATTCATTTGCTTGCTGTGATTTGTCTATTTTAACTGTCATGGCCTTTGACAGGTATATGGCTATATGTCGACCTCTGCACTACCACTCTTTCATGACTAAGAGGAGGCTTTCACAGCTGGTGTGTTTCTCCTGGctgacacctttctgtgtttttgccaTTAATGTCCTGCTTACAGCAAGACTCAAGTTATGTGGTATAAAGATTCAGAGAGCCTTATGTCTAAACTGGTTAATTGTTCAACTTGCTTGTCCTGAAGCTGACACTTTTTCAAATAACATCAGTGCATATGTGATACTTGTCATTTATCTGTCTCATTGGCTTTTCATAATTTGGACTtacatatatattattaaaacatGTGTGAGGTCCAGAGAGGACAGAGTAAAGTTTACGCAGACCTGTGTGCCCCATCTGACTTCTGTGATCATAAATGCCACTGTACTGGCTTTTGATGTGATGTACTTGCGCTTTGGCTCCAGAGATTTACCCCAAAGCCTCAAAAACTTCATCGCTCTTGAATTTCTCATCATCCCTCCAGTTATGAATCCTCTCATATATGGATTTAAACTCAGCAAAATACGAAACAGAATCTtgagtttaatttatttgaaaggGAAATGA